In Frondihabitans sp. PAMC 28766, a genomic segment contains:
- a CDS encoding VOC family protein has protein sequence MSSRGPKPYLLMPGSARAALEFWGRVFGGEVTVYTLAEFGREDGPAEAVAHGILAGDVELYAADATGDDKPFAGEGVLFSLLGIAPREVLHRWFDALGDGGTVLDRLQVRPWGASDGQVRDRFGVTWLIGYEAEEG, from the coding sequence ATGAGCAGCCGTGGGCCGAAGCCGTACCTGTTGATGCCAGGGAGCGCGCGGGCAGCGCTCGAGTTCTGGGGCCGGGTCTTCGGCGGCGAGGTGACCGTGTACACCCTGGCGGAGTTCGGGCGCGAGGACGGGCCCGCCGAGGCGGTCGCGCACGGGATCCTGGCCGGGGACGTCGAGCTCTACGCCGCCGACGCGACGGGCGACGACAAGCCCTTCGCCGGGGAGGGGGTGCTGTTCTCGCTGCTCGGCATCGCCCCGCGAGAGGTGCTGCATCGGTGGTTCGACGCGCTGGGCGACGGGGGCACGGTGCTCGACCGGCTGCAGGTGCGGCCGTGGGGTGCCTCCGACGGGCAGGTGCGCGATCGGTTCGGCGTGACCTGGCTCATCGGCTACGAAGCCGAAGAAGGCTAG
- a CDS encoding NAD(P)-dependent oxidoreductase produces the protein MTTLVTGASGLLGGAVAAELVTRGHDVRTFQRRPSGVEGAQDATGSLTEPAAVSRALDGVDSVVHLAARVSLAGDPGEFRIVNVGGTAHLLKTAADVGVSRFVFVSSPSVAHAGSSISGADADPADPARARGDYARTKAEAELLALAADRPGFATVAVRPHLVWGPGDTQLIGRIVDRARRGRLPLLDHGRTLIDTLYIDNAASGVAQALARAETVHGNAYVLTNGEPRPVAELLAGICRAAGVTPPRLSVPAGLARGAGSLIERIWSVRPGLDEPPMTRFLAEQLSTSHWFDQRRTRHDLDWRPAVSLDEGFARLAAWYAAPSP, from the coding sequence GTGACCACCCTCGTGACGGGCGCCAGCGGCCTTCTCGGCGGCGCAGTCGCGGCCGAGCTCGTCACGCGCGGACACGACGTCCGCACCTTCCAGCGTCGCCCCTCGGGCGTCGAAGGGGCGCAGGATGCCACGGGGTCGCTCACCGAACCGGCCGCGGTCTCTCGCGCGCTCGACGGCGTGGACTCCGTTGTGCACCTGGCCGCGCGGGTGTCGCTCGCCGGCGACCCCGGGGAGTTCCGCATCGTCAACGTCGGCGGCACAGCCCACCTGCTGAAGACCGCTGCCGATGTCGGTGTCTCCCGCTTCGTCTTCGTGTCCTCGCCGTCGGTCGCCCACGCGGGCTCGTCGATCTCGGGAGCCGATGCCGACCCGGCCGACCCGGCGCGGGCCCGCGGCGACTACGCCCGGACCAAGGCCGAGGCCGAACTCCTGGCCCTCGCCGCTGATCGCCCCGGCTTCGCCACCGTGGCAGTCCGCCCGCACCTCGTCTGGGGCCCAGGCGACACCCAGCTGATCGGGCGGATCGTCGACCGTGCACGGCGCGGCCGCCTGCCGCTGCTCGACCACGGCCGGACCCTCATCGACACCCTCTACATAGACAACGCCGCGTCGGGCGTCGCGCAGGCGCTCGCTCGGGCGGAGACAGTGCACGGCAACGCCTACGTGCTGACGAACGGCGAGCCACGGCCCGTCGCCGAACTGCTCGCCGGCATCTGCCGCGCGGCCGGTGTGACACCGCCCCGGCTCAGCGTGCCGGCGGGCCTCGCTCGGGGCGCCGGATCGCTGATCGAACGGATCTGGAGCGTCAGACCGGGGCTCGACGAGCCGCCCATGACACGCTTCCTCGCCGAGCAGCTCTCGACGTCGCACTGGTTCGACCAGCGACGCACCCGGCACGACCTCGACTGGCGTCCTGCCGTCTCGCTCGACGAGGGCTTCGCCCGCCTGGCCGCCTGGTACGCGGCCCCGTCTCCCTAG
- a CDS encoding 3-oxoacyl-ACP synthase III, which produces MDGNATTRHKNVALLSVTSTLADRVTTSDDLDRLLQPVLKRLKLPKGLLQRVAGVIERRNWGATQTFEKAAIDAGKRALAEAGIRADQVGLLINTSITRRNLEPSVAVHLHDGLGLGSAALNFDIANACLGFVNGMNLAATLIDAGQVDYAVIIDGEDFDDVQTNTVDRLLHGDIARKDFMSEFASLTLGSGAAAAVLGRADRHPEGHRIVGGITRSASQYNDLCVGTVNGMFTDAKGLLKHGMELVVQAWTDAKTEWNWAHMDRYVMHQVSDIHTADFVKSAGIDRALVPVTYPTLGNVGSASIPITLVEEKATLSKGDRVLLMGVGSGINTAMTELAW; this is translated from the coding sequence TTGGACGGCAATGCAACGACGAGACACAAGAATGTGGCTCTTTTGTCGGTGACGAGCACTCTCGCCGACCGTGTCACGACATCCGACGATCTCGACCGTCTACTCCAACCCGTCCTCAAGCGGCTCAAGCTGCCGAAGGGCCTTCTCCAGCGAGTCGCCGGGGTGATCGAGCGTCGCAACTGGGGCGCCACGCAGACCTTCGAGAAGGCGGCCATCGACGCCGGCAAGCGCGCCCTCGCCGAGGCCGGCATCCGCGCCGACCAGGTGGGCCTCCTGATCAACACGTCGATCACGCGCCGCAACCTCGAGCCGAGCGTCGCCGTGCACCTGCACGACGGCCTGGGTCTCGGGTCGGCCGCTCTCAACTTCGACATCGCGAACGCCTGCCTCGGCTTCGTCAACGGCATGAACCTCGCAGCCACGCTCATCGACGCCGGCCAGGTCGACTACGCGGTCATCATCGACGGCGAAGACTTCGACGACGTCCAGACCAACACGGTCGATCGCCTGCTGCACGGCGACATCGCCCGCAAAGATTTCATGAGCGAGTTCGCCAGCCTCACCCTCGGGTCGGGTGCGGCGGCGGCCGTCCTCGGCCGAGCCGACCGGCACCCCGAGGGGCACCGCATCGTCGGCGGCATCACGCGCTCGGCCAGCCAGTACAACGACCTCTGCGTCGGCACCGTCAACGGCATGTTCACCGACGCCAAGGGTCTGCTCAAGCACGGAATGGAGCTCGTCGTGCAGGCCTGGACGGATGCCAAGACCGAGTGGAACTGGGCCCACATGGACCGCTATGTCATGCACCAGGTCTCCGACATCCACACCGCCGACTTCGTCAAGTCGGCCGGCATCGACCGGGCACTCGTGCCGGTCACCTATCCGACCCTCGGCAACGTCGGCTCCGCTTCGATCCCGATCACCCTCGTCGAAGAGAAGGCCACCCTCTCGAAGGGCGACCGGGTGCTGCTGATGGGAGTCGGGTCGGGCATCAACACCGCCATGACCGAGCTGGCCTGGTGA
- a CDS encoding M15 family metallopeptidase, translating to MSSLTTRTPALASRRTFLTGAAAALAVGLTGAALALPDQANAAAYQQPDAWGGFTNGNIPTSRLAPVADGSHVRADAAVAYNSMAAAFQSAFHKPLSVTQGYRPLKQQLSIFESRYTPHKNKVAGSVFWAGLYWTLNKGQSVAAAPGTSVHGWALAIDFSSGVQTAGSAQKKWADKNGPTFGWFPIGNSFGEAWHFEFTPPKAKK from the coding sequence ATGTCCTCATTGACCACGAGAACCCCTGCTCTTGCCTCCCGCCGCACCTTCCTGACCGGGGCTGCCGCTGCTCTCGCCGTCGGCCTGACAGGGGCCGCACTAGCCCTCCCCGACCAGGCGAATGCGGCCGCGTACCAGCAGCCCGACGCCTGGGGCGGCTTCACGAACGGCAACATCCCGACGTCCCGTCTCGCTCCGGTCGCCGACGGCTCGCACGTGCGCGCCGACGCCGCCGTCGCGTACAACTCCATGGCGGCCGCTTTCCAGTCGGCCTTCCACAAGCCGCTTTCCGTCACGCAGGGCTACCGCCCCCTCAAGCAGCAGCTCTCGATCTTCGAGTCGCGCTACACGCCCCACAAGAACAAGGTGGCCGGCAGCGTCTTCTGGGCGGGGTTGTACTGGACTCTGAACAAGGGCCAGTCGGTTGCCGCAGCCCCGGGCACCTCGGTGCACGGCTGGGCCCTCGCCATCGATTTCTCGTCGGGCGTGCAGACGGCGGGCAGCGCTCAGAAGAAGTGGGCCGACAAGAACGGCCCGACATTCGGCTGGTTCCCGATCGGCAACTCCTTCGGCGAGGCGTGGCACTTCGAGTTCACGCCGCCGAAGGCGAAGAAGTAG
- a CDS encoding nitroreductase family protein codes for MAERAPSHAELVELVQAAGTVADHSGLQPWRIIEVRGDARLDVGHAIAAAGGAEGDAAAKLALKPLRAPLLVAVVLSPRESRKVPEWEQEAVASGVAHLLSLLLDEAGWGVLWRTGIWTRSPEVAAAHRLAPGEKLLGWLYVGEPVRDDEKPRKTIDAERFVTSL; via the coding sequence GTGGCCGAGAGGGCGCCGTCGCATGCCGAACTCGTCGAGCTGGTGCAGGCGGCCGGCACTGTCGCCGACCACTCTGGTCTGCAGCCGTGGCGCATCATCGAGGTGCGCGGCGACGCCCGTCTCGACGTGGGCCACGCGATCGCTGCGGCCGGCGGCGCCGAGGGCGACGCTGCCGCGAAGCTCGCGCTCAAGCCGCTTCGGGCACCCCTTCTGGTCGCCGTCGTGCTCTCGCCCCGCGAGAGCCGCAAGGTGCCCGAGTGGGAGCAGGAGGCCGTAGCCTCGGGCGTCGCGCACCTGCTGAGCCTGCTGCTGGACGAGGCCGGGTGGGGCGTGCTGTGGCGCACCGGCATCTGGACTCGATCACCCGAGGTCGCCGCAGCGCACCGTTTAGCGCCCGGCGAGAAGCTGCTCGGTTGGCTCTATGTCGGAGAGCCCGTTCGAGACGACGAGAAGCCTCGCAAGACGATCGACGCCGAGCGGTTCGTCACCTCGCTCTGA
- the msrB gene encoding peptide-methionine (R)-S-oxide reductase MsrB, which translates to MEYKVEKSDAEWREELSPEEFAVLRQAATERPWTGELLDESRSGLYACAACGAELFKSGTKFDSNCGWPSFYESVNPDAVELIEDDSLGMARTEVRCANCGSHLGHVFPDGFGTPTGDRYCMNSLSLTFEPAAE; encoded by the coding sequence GTGGAATACAAGGTCGAGAAGTCGGACGCCGAGTGGCGCGAGGAGCTCAGCCCTGAGGAGTTCGCCGTGCTTCGCCAGGCGGCCACCGAGCGCCCGTGGACGGGCGAGCTGCTCGACGAGTCGCGCTCCGGTCTGTACGCGTGTGCCGCCTGCGGCGCCGAACTGTTCAAGAGCGGAACGAAGTTCGACTCGAACTGCGGCTGGCCGTCGTTCTACGAGTCGGTGAACCCCGACGCGGTCGAGCTCATCGAAGACGACTCGCTCGGCATGGCTCGCACAGAGGTGCGCTGCGCCAACTGCGGTTCGCACCTGGGCCACGTCTTCCCCGACGGGTTCGGCACGCCGACCGGCGACCGCTACTGCATGAACAGCCTGTCGCTCACGTTCGAGCCCGCGGCCGAGTGA
- a CDS encoding DUF2332 domain-containing protein — protein sequence MTTAGRFADFAEAAALGGSPVYAEWATGMAQDAELVALVDRARASQRQPVLVFAVARLLGAPLGSFDELRSWLRGHADDLVAELDRRHTQTNDVRRVGPIAWALSRILPPGALETDAVPPVALLEVGASAGLGLYPDRFDVRVGSARLGDPSSVVRVTVAVEGAQDALAHVGRIPPVAFRAGLDLAPLDVRDEAAMQWLETLLWPGQVDRVALLRAAADVVRREPPTLLIGDAVDALGDLVALAPAGTVPVVVTVGTLVYLPGARRQAFVDTVAALGVRWISYERTGLLTRVHATLPHPEIADGWFATLAVDGRAIAVGDAYGRRLHLLT from the coding sequence ATGACGACGGCCGGACGATTCGCCGACTTCGCCGAGGCCGCGGCACTCGGTGGCTCGCCGGTCTACGCGGAGTGGGCGACGGGAATGGCGCAGGATGCCGAGCTGGTCGCCCTCGTCGACCGGGCCCGGGCGTCGCAGCGCCAGCCCGTTCTCGTCTTCGCGGTGGCTCGCCTCTTGGGGGCGCCTCTCGGATCGTTCGACGAGCTGCGGTCGTGGCTGCGAGGCCACGCCGACGACTTGGTGGCCGAGCTCGACCGCCGACACACGCAGACGAACGACGTGCGCCGAGTCGGGCCGATCGCGTGGGCGCTTTCTCGCATCCTGCCGCCTGGCGCTCTCGAGACCGATGCCGTGCCGCCCGTCGCCCTGCTCGAAGTCGGGGCATCGGCGGGGCTCGGCCTCTACCCCGACCGCTTCGACGTGCGCGTCGGCTCGGCGCGCCTCGGCGACCCGTCGAGCGTGGTCCGCGTCACCGTCGCTGTCGAGGGGGCGCAGGATGCCCTCGCTCACGTCGGTCGCATCCCTCCCGTCGCCTTTCGCGCGGGCCTCGACCTCGCGCCTCTCGATGTCCGCGACGAGGCCGCCATGCAATGGCTCGAGACGCTGCTGTGGCCGGGGCAGGTCGACCGTGTCGCCCTCCTCCGGGCCGCCGCCGACGTGGTCCGGCGAGAGCCGCCGACGCTGCTCATCGGCGACGCCGTGGACGCGCTGGGAGACCTCGTCGCGCTGGCTCCGGCCGGCACCGTGCCCGTCGTCGTCACGGTCGGCACGCTCGTCTACCTGCCGGGTGCTCGGCGCCAGGCATTCGTCGACACGGTCGCGGCGCTGGGCGTGCGGTGGATCTCGTACGAACGGACGGGGTTGCTGACGAGGGTGCACGCGACCCTCCCGCATCCTGAAATCGCCGACGGCTGGTTCGCGACGCTCGCCGTCGACGGTCGCGCCATCGCCGTCGGCGACGCGTACGGCCGACGATTGCACCTGCTGACGTAG
- a CDS encoding DUF3263 domain-containing protein has translation MRDDRANELTEQDRRILDFEQRAPVAVSRKEAAIRTEFGLTGPRYQQLLGWLIEKPGALAYAPMLVGRLLRLRDTRAEARSARSFGR, from the coding sequence ATGAGAGACGACAGGGCGAACGAGCTGACGGAGCAGGATCGCAGGATCCTCGACTTCGAGCAGCGCGCACCCGTCGCGGTCTCCCGCAAGGAGGCAGCGATTCGCACGGAATTCGGCCTGACCGGGCCGAGATATCAGCAATTGCTCGGTTGGCTCATAGAAAAACCCGGTGCACTGGCGTACGCGCCCATGCTCGTCGGGAGGCTCCTGCGCCTTCGCGACACCCGAGCCGAGGCGCGCAGTGCCCGCAGCTTCGGGCGCTGA
- a CDS encoding LytR C-terminal domain-containing protein: MAKFPPDRFDGVPESPLRVGAHRSGVKRHGGWIVFAWAALACLVLVGIGVAVLKITDSNNQFHDTSTTAPSISATPGSSSGTPSPGASTSTTPTVAPTPTPLLDPSQINSAVTTITVLNSTKTAGLAANAGGALKNGGWVVGNEGNATTEVPTSVVYYDSSAADNESIALGIAKTLGISQVQQSTAFPSSTITVVLGSDYVSK; this comes from the coding sequence ATGGCCAAGTTCCCGCCCGACCGGTTCGACGGCGTCCCTGAATCGCCCCTGCGCGTCGGTGCGCACCGTTCGGGCGTCAAGCGGCACGGCGGCTGGATCGTCTTCGCCTGGGCGGCGCTGGCCTGCCTCGTCCTGGTCGGCATCGGCGTGGCCGTGCTCAAGATCACCGACAGCAACAACCAGTTCCACGACACCTCGACGACCGCGCCGAGCATCTCGGCGACGCCCGGCAGCTCGTCGGGCACCCCGTCGCCCGGCGCATCGACCTCGACGACGCCCACGGTCGCCCCGACGCCGACGCCCCTTCTCGACCCGTCCCAGATCAACTCGGCGGTGACCACCATCACGGTCCTGAACTCGACGAAGACGGCAGGCCTCGCGGCCAACGCCGGCGGCGCCCTGAAGAACGGCGGCTGGGTCGTCGGCAACGAGGGCAACGCGACGACCGAGGTGCCGACGTCCGTCGTCTACTACGACTCGTCGGCGGCCGACAACGAGTCGATCGCCCTCGGCATCGCCAAGACCCTCGGCATCTCGCAGGTGCAGCAGAGCACCGCCTTCCCGAGCTCGACGATCACCGTCGTGCTGGGCAGCGATTACGTCTCCAAGTAA
- a CDS encoding cold-shock protein, with translation MANGSVKWFNAEKGYGFITVEGGGQDVFVHYSAIDMSGYKVLEEGQAVVFEVGTGNKGPQAEAVCLA, from the coding sequence ATGGCAAACGGAAGCGTCAAGTGGTTCAACGCCGAAAAGGGCTACGGTTTCATCACCGTCGAGGGGGGCGGGCAGGATGTCTTCGTTCACTACTCAGCCATCGACATGAGCGGCTACAAGGTCCTCGAGGAGGGCCAGGCAGTCGTCTTCGAAGTCGGCACCGGCAACAAGGGCCCGCAGGCCGAGGCTGTTTGCCTCGCCTGA
- the groL gene encoding chaperonin GroEL (60 kDa chaperone family; promotes refolding of misfolded polypeptides especially under stressful conditions; forms two stacked rings of heptamers to form a barrel-shaped 14mer; ends can be capped by GroES; misfolded proteins enter the barrel where they are refolded when GroES binds) produces the protein MAKIIAFDEEARRGLERGLNILADAVKVTLGPRGRNVVLEKKWGAPTITNDGVSIAKEIELDDPYEKIGAELVKEVAKKTDDVAGDGTTTATVLAQALVREGLRNVAAGADPISLKRGIEKAVAAVSAQLLENAKEIETKDEIAATASISAADPTIGALIAEAIDKVGKEGVVTVEESNTFGTELELTEGMRFDKGYLSQYFVTDPERQEAVFEDAYILIVNSKISNIKDLLPIVDKVIQSGKQLLIIAEDVDGEALATLVVNKIRGIFKSVAVKAPGFGDRRKAQLQDIAILTGGQVISEEVGLKLENATLDLLGRARKVIITKDETTIVEGAGEEDVIAGRVKQIRAEIENTDSDYDREKLQERLAKLAGGVAVIKAGAATEVELKERKHRIEDAVRNAKAAVEEGIVAGGGVALIQAGKQVLDTLNLTGDEATGANIVKVAIDAPLKQIAFNAGMEPGVVADRVRNLPVGHGLNAATGEYVDMLAAGIIDPAKVTRSALQNAASIAGLFLTTEVVVADKPEKVSAPAGDPTGGMDF, from the coding sequence ATGGCAAAGATCATTGCTTTTGACGAAGAGGCCCGACGCGGCCTCGAGCGCGGCCTGAACATTCTTGCCGACGCAGTGAAGGTCACGCTCGGCCCGCGCGGTCGCAACGTCGTCCTCGAAAAGAAGTGGGGCGCCCCCACGATCACCAACGACGGCGTGTCCATCGCCAAGGAGATCGAGCTGGACGACCCCTACGAGAAGATCGGCGCCGAGCTGGTCAAAGAGGTCGCCAAGAAGACCGACGACGTCGCCGGCGACGGCACCACCACCGCCACCGTCCTCGCGCAGGCTCTCGTTCGCGAGGGTCTCCGCAACGTGGCTGCCGGCGCCGACCCGATCAGCCTGAAGCGCGGCATCGAGAAGGCCGTCGCGGCCGTCTCCGCGCAGCTGCTCGAGAACGCCAAGGAGATCGAGACCAAGGACGAGATCGCCGCCACGGCTTCCATCTCGGCTGCGGACCCCACGATCGGCGCGCTCATCGCCGAGGCCATCGACAAGGTCGGCAAAGAGGGTGTCGTCACCGTCGAGGAGTCGAACACCTTCGGCACCGAGCTCGAGCTCACCGAGGGCATGCGCTTCGACAAGGGCTACCTGTCGCAGTACTTCGTCACCGACCCCGAGCGCCAGGAAGCCGTCTTCGAAGACGCCTACATCCTGATCGTCAACTCGAAGATCTCGAACATCAAAGACCTGCTGCCGATCGTCGACAAGGTCATCCAGTCGGGCAAGCAGCTGCTCATCATCGCCGAGGACGTCGACGGAGAGGCCCTGGCCACTCTCGTAGTCAACAAGATCCGCGGCATCTTCAAGTCGGTCGCCGTCAAGGCCCCCGGCTTCGGCGACCGTCGCAAGGCTCAGCTGCAGGACATCGCGATCCTGACCGGCGGCCAGGTCATCTCGGAGGAGGTCGGTCTCAAGCTCGAGAACGCCACCCTCGACCTCCTCGGCCGTGCCCGTAAGGTCATCATCACCAAGGACGAGACGACCATCGTCGAGGGCGCCGGCGAAGAGGACGTCATCGCCGGTCGCGTCAAGCAGATCCGTGCCGAGATCGAGAACACCGATTCCGACTACGACCGCGAGAAGCTCCAGGAGCGCCTCGCGAAGCTGGCCGGTGGCGTCGCCGTCATCAAGGCCGGCGCTGCGACCGAGGTCGAGCTCAAAGAGCGCAAGCACCGCATCGAGGACGCCGTTCGCAACGCGAAGGCCGCCGTCGAAGAGGGCATCGTCGCCGGTGGTGGCGTCGCCCTGATCCAGGCGGGCAAGCAGGTGCTCGACACCCTGAACCTCACGGGTGACGAGGCGACCGGTGCGAACATCGTCAAGGTCGCCATCGACGCTCCGCTCAAGCAGATCGCCTTCAACGCGGGCATGGAGCCCGGCGTCGTCGCCGACCGCGTGCGCAACCTGCCCGTCGGTCACGGCCTGAACGCCGCCACGGGCGAGTACGTCGACATGCTGGCCGCCGGCATCATCGACCCCGCCAAGGTGACGCGCTCCGCTCTGCAGAACGCCGCTTCGATCGCCGGCCTCTTCCTCACCACCGAGGTCGTCGTCGCCGACAAGCCCGAGAAGGTCTCGGCTCCGGCCGGCGACCCGACGGGTGGCATGGACTTCTAG
- a CDS encoding cell wall metabolism sensor histidine kinase WalK, producing the protein MHSRLSQWWNEISIRTKITGITVALVTLGLLVAGLGTMTVLSTYLYAQVNTNLSTAANSTGTVQKAGTYCIAQFGYESSAYLAIIAPDGTLVCDNERDLDKGSNPYLPGFTAADVKKHKGAFTAYNKTHTQEWRLFATERDVTDTTTGTTSVNSVVTGTNLAQTNNTIARFTYIFLGFGLSVVVLGAAITRLLVTSTFAPLRDVEETAARFADGDFSQRLDTTTPNTEVGRLNGSLNLMLSRIDSAFDDRAKTIDQMRRFVGDASHELRTPLVSLRGYAELYRMGALQKPEDVAQAMDRIEKEAIRMGGLVQDLLQLARLDESKPLELGPVDLVTIARDSALDTMASNTDREIRVIVREPVEPGDDRPEEYVVPRAVVTAAASPNVTGPIAFAGATLARLRTRRARAAAAGVTPPEDLPRLDPATERAISPIVLGEENKIRQVVTNLMGNAMRFTDYDAPIELAVQADPGRGMATIDVIDHGEGIPPQIREKIFQRFWRADTSRTRDTGGSGLGLAIVSGIVAAHHGDVDVFDTPGGGATFRVSLPLLPAAA; encoded by the coding sequence ATGCACAGTCGCCTCTCGCAGTGGTGGAACGAGATCTCCATCCGCACCAAGATCACCGGCATCACGGTGGCTCTGGTGACCCTCGGGCTGCTCGTGGCGGGCCTCGGCACGATGACGGTGCTCAGCACGTATCTGTATGCGCAGGTCAACACGAACCTGTCGACGGCGGCCAACAGCACGGGCACGGTGCAGAAGGCCGGCACTTACTGCATCGCCCAGTTCGGCTACGAGTCGTCGGCGTACCTGGCGATCATCGCCCCCGACGGCACACTCGTCTGCGACAACGAGCGTGATCTCGACAAGGGCTCGAACCCTTACCTGCCCGGCTTCACGGCGGCCGACGTGAAGAAGCACAAAGGGGCGTTCACCGCCTACAACAAGACTCACACGCAGGAGTGGCGGCTGTTCGCCACCGAAAGAGACGTGACCGACACGACCACGGGCACGACGAGCGTGAACAGCGTCGTGACCGGTACCAACCTCGCCCAGACCAACAACACGATCGCCCGTTTCACCTACATCTTCCTGGGGTTCGGTCTCTCGGTCGTCGTGCTCGGCGCAGCCATCACGCGCCTCCTGGTGACGTCGACGTTCGCCCCCCTCCGAGACGTCGAAGAGACCGCGGCCCGCTTCGCCGACGGCGACTTCAGCCAGCGCCTCGACACCACCACGCCCAACACCGAGGTCGGCCGCCTCAACGGCTCGCTCAACCTCATGCTCTCGCGCATCGACTCGGCCTTCGACGATCGTGCGAAAACCATCGACCAGATGCGGCGCTTCGTCGGCGACGCCAGCCACGAGCTGCGCACCCCCCTCGTCTCGCTGCGCGGCTACGCCGAGCTCTACCGCATGGGCGCGCTGCAGAAGCCCGAAGACGTCGCCCAGGCGATGGACCGCATCGAAAAAGAGGCCATCCGCATGGGCGGCCTGGTGCAGGATCTGTTGCAGCTCGCCCGCCTCGACGAGTCGAAGCCGCTCGAGCTCGGGCCCGTCGACCTGGTCACGATCGCCCGCGACTCCGCGCTCGACACGATGGCGTCGAACACCGACCGTGAGATCCGCGTGATCGTGCGCGAGCCCGTCGAGCCGGGCGACGACCGCCCCGAAGAGTACGTCGTTCCACGGGCAGTCGTCACGGCCGCAGCGTCACCGAACGTCACGGGCCCCATCGCCTTCGCCGGCGCCACCCTCGCCCGGCTTCGCACCCGCAGGGCCCGAGCCGCGGCCGCGGGGGTCACTCCACCCGAAGACCTTCCGCGTCTCGATCCTGCGACCGAGAGGGCCATCAGCCCGATCGTGCTCGGCGAAGAGAACAAGATCCGGCAGGTCGTCACGAACCTCATGGGCAACGCGATGCGGTTCACCGACTACGACGCGCCCATCGAGCTCGCCGTGCAGGCCGACCCGGGCCGCGGCATGGCGACGATCGACGTGATCGACCACGGCGAGGGCATCCCTCCGCAGATCCGCGAGAAGATCTTCCAGCGCTTCTGGCGCGCCGACACCTCCCGCACCCGCGACACCGGCGGCTCGGGGCTCGGCCTCGCCATCGTGTCGGGCATCGTGGCGGCGCACCACGGCGACGTCGACGTCTTCGACACCCCTGGCGGCGGCGCCACCTTCCGCGTCTCGCTGCCGCTCCTCCCCGCCGCCGCCTAG
- a CDS encoding response regulator transcription factor produces MSDGPKILIVDDEPNIRDLLTTSLRFAGFAVRAVGNGAQAISAVLEEEPDLIILDVMLPDMNGFGVTKRLRSSGYTSPILFLTAKDDTEDKITGLTVGGDDYVTKPFSLDEIVARIKAILRRTMNEDEDAVIRTGELTMDQDTHEVTIGDTAIELSPTEFKLLRYLMLNPNRVLSKAQILDHVWEYDFNGDAGIVESYISYLRRKLDQFSAEPIIQTKRGFGYMLKAAKA; encoded by the coding sequence ATGAGCGATGGCCCCAAGATTCTGATCGTCGATGACGAGCCCAACATCCGCGATCTCCTGACGACGAGCCTCCGGTTCGCCGGGTTCGCCGTCCGTGCCGTGGGCAACGGGGCGCAGGCGATCTCCGCGGTTCTCGAAGAAGAGCCCGACCTGATCATCCTCGACGTGATGCTGCCCGACATGAACGGCTTCGGCGTGACCAAGCGCCTCCGCTCGTCCGGCTACACCTCGCCCATCCTCTTCCTCACGGCGAAGGACGACACCGAAGACAAGATCACCGGCCTCACCGTGGGCGGCGACGACTACGTCACCAAGCCGTTCAGCCTCGACGAGATCGTCGCCCGAATCAAGGCGATCCTCCGCCGCACCATGAACGAAGACGAAGACGCCGTGATCCGCACCGGCGAACTCACGATGGACCAGGACACGCACGAGGTCACCATCGGCGACACCGCGATCGAGCTCAGCCCCACCGAGTTCAAGCTGCTGCGCTACCTGATGCTCAACCCCAATCGCGTGCTCTCGAAAGCTCAGATCCTCGACCACGTCTGGGAGTACGACTTCAACGGCGACGCCGGAATCGTCGAGAGTTACATCTCGTATCTCCGCCGCAAGCTCGACCAGTTCTCGGCCGAGCCGATCATTCAGACCAAGCGCGGCTTCGGCTACATGCTGAAGGCCGCCAAGGCCTGA